The proteins below are encoded in one region of Puntigrus tetrazona isolate hp1 chromosome 5, ASM1883169v1, whole genome shotgun sequence:
- the sh3glb2b gene encoding endophilin-B2b isoform X4, translated as MDFNVKKLASDAGVFFTRAVQYTEEKLGQAEKTELDAHLENLIARADCTKNWTEKIFRQTEVLLQPNPSARIEEFFYEKLDRKIPSRTTNAELLGQYMQDAAKEFGAGTPYGSTLITVGEFQRRLGGAEREFLQMSAINFLTPLRNFLEGDWKTISKERRLLENRRLDLDVCKARLKKAKLAEAKAAAAPDFQETRPRNYVLSASASALWSEEVDKAEHELRVAQTEFDRQAEVTRLLLEGISSTHVNHLRCLHEFVEAQAAYYAQCHKHMQDLQKELSSANGDTFPNAFAVNASTSGVTAGPSPLSTDTLTGASPPSRPPNPSNALESSTLKIEEVKPPATGTRKAKVLYDYDAADTSELSLLADELITVYTVPGMDPDWLIGERGNQKGKVPVTYLELLS; from the exons ATGGATTTCAATGTCAAGAAACTAGCGTCGGATGCAGGTGTCTTCTTCACTCGCGCTGTCCAG TATACAGAGGAGAAGCTTGGCCAGGCAGAAAAGACTGAACTTGATGCCCATCTGGAAAACCTGATTGCTCGAGCGGACTGCACCAAAAACTGGACCGAAAAGATCTTCAGACAGACTGAGGTGCTGCTTCAACCCAACCCGA GTGCTCGAATTGAAGAGTTTTTTTATGAGAAATTGGACAGAAAGATCCCATCCAGGACCACCAATGCAGAGCTGCTGGGTCAGTATATGCAGGACGCCGCAAAGGAATTTGGGGCAGGAACTCCATATG GAAGTACTCTGATAACTGTTGGAGAGTTTCAGAGGAGGTTGGGTGGCGCAGAGCGGGAATTCCTACAGATGTCGGCGATTAACTTCCTCACACCACTGAGGAACTTTCTAGAGGGAGACTGGAAAACCATTTCT AAAGAGAGAAGGCTACTCGAGAATCGCCGCCTCGACCTGGACGTTTGCAAAGCTCGGCTCAAGAAGGCAAAGTTAGCGGAGGCAAAGGCTGCT GCTGCGCCTGACTTTCAGGAGACTAGGCCACGCAATTATGTTCTGTCGGCCAGTGCATCTGCG CTGTGGAGTGAGGAAGTGGATAAA GCAGAACACGAGTTGCGTGTGGCTCAGACAGAGTTCGACCGACAGGCAGAGGTCACACGCCTCCTGCTGGAAGGAATCAGCAGCACTCAC GTGAACCACTTGCGCTGTCTGCATGAGTTTGTGGAGGCCCAGGCTGCTTACTACGCACAGTGTCACAAGCACATGCAGGATCTTCAGAAAGAGTTGAGCAG CGCAAACGGAGATAC GTTTCCTAATGCTTTTGCAGTGAATGCTTCCACGTCAGGAGTGACAGCAGGCCCTTCTCCCCTTTCCACTGACACCCTAACTGGGGCTTCTCCACCTAGTCGCCCCCCAAATCCTTCCAATGCCCTTGAGTCCAGCACGCTGAAGATCGAGGAGGTGAAGCCTCCCGCCACCGGCACTCGCAAGGCCAAAGTGCTGTATGACTATGATGCTGCAGATACAAGTGAACTTTCCCTTCTCGCTGATGAG
- the sh3glb2b gene encoding endophilin-B2b isoform X6 — MDFNVKKLASDAGVFFTRAVQYTEEKLGQAEKTELDAHLENLIARADCTKNWTEKIFRQTEVLLQPNPSARIEEFFYEKLDRKIPSRTTNAELLGQYMQDAAKEFGAGTPYGSTLITVGEFQRRLGGAEREFLQMSAINFLTPLRNFLEGDWKTISKERRLLENRRLDLDVCKARLKKAKLAEAKAALWSEEVDKAEHELRVAQTEFDRQAEVTRLLLEGISSTHVNHLRCLHEFVEAQAAYYAQCHKHMQDLQKELSSANGDTFPNAFAVNASTSGVTAGPSPLSTDTLTGASPPSRPPNPSNALESSTLKIEEVKPPATGTRKAKVLYDYDAADTSELSLLADELITVYTVPGMDPDWLIGERGNQKGKVPVTYLELLS, encoded by the exons ATGGATTTCAATGTCAAGAAACTAGCGTCGGATGCAGGTGTCTTCTTCACTCGCGCTGTCCAG TATACAGAGGAGAAGCTTGGCCAGGCAGAAAAGACTGAACTTGATGCCCATCTGGAAAACCTGATTGCTCGAGCGGACTGCACCAAAAACTGGACCGAAAAGATCTTCAGACAGACTGAGGTGCTGCTTCAACCCAACCCGA GTGCTCGAATTGAAGAGTTTTTTTATGAGAAATTGGACAGAAAGATCCCATCCAGGACCACCAATGCAGAGCTGCTGGGTCAGTATATGCAGGACGCCGCAAAGGAATTTGGGGCAGGAACTCCATATG GAAGTACTCTGATAACTGTTGGAGAGTTTCAGAGGAGGTTGGGTGGCGCAGAGCGGGAATTCCTACAGATGTCGGCGATTAACTTCCTCACACCACTGAGGAACTTTCTAGAGGGAGACTGGAAAACCATTTCT AAAGAGAGAAGGCTACTCGAGAATCGCCGCCTCGACCTGGACGTTTGCAAAGCTCGGCTCAAGAAGGCAAAGTTAGCGGAGGCAAAGGCTGCT CTGTGGAGTGAGGAAGTGGATAAA GCAGAACACGAGTTGCGTGTGGCTCAGACAGAGTTCGACCGACAGGCAGAGGTCACACGCCTCCTGCTGGAAGGAATCAGCAGCACTCAC GTGAACCACTTGCGCTGTCTGCATGAGTTTGTGGAGGCCCAGGCTGCTTACTACGCACAGTGTCACAAGCACATGCAGGATCTTCAGAAAGAGTTGAGCAG CGCAAACGGAGATAC GTTTCCTAATGCTTTTGCAGTGAATGCTTCCACGTCAGGAGTGACAGCAGGCCCTTCTCCCCTTTCCACTGACACCCTAACTGGGGCTTCTCCACCTAGTCGCCCCCCAAATCCTTCCAATGCCCTTGAGTCCAGCACGCTGAAGATCGAGGAGGTGAAGCCTCCCGCCACCGGCACTCGCAAGGCCAAAGTGCTGTATGACTATGATGCTGCAGATACAAGTGAACTTTCCCTTCTCGCTGATGAG
- the sh3glb2b gene encoding endophilin-B2b isoform X5 has protein sequence MDFNVKKLASDAGVFFTRAVQYTEEKLGQAEKTELDAHLENLIARADCTKNWTEKIFRQTEVLLQPNPIDQTGARIEEFFYEKLDRKIPSRTTNAELLGQYMQDAAKEFGAGTPYGSTLITVGEFQRRLGGAEREFLQMSAINFLTPLRNFLEGDWKTISKERRLLENRRLDLDVCKARLKKAKLAEAKAALWSEEVDKAEHELRVAQTEFDRQAEVTRLLLEGISSTHVNHLRCLHEFVEAQAAYYAQCHKHMQDLQKELSSANGDTFPNAFAVNASTSGVTAGPSPLSTDTLTGASPPSRPPNPSNALESSTLKIEEVKPPATGTRKAKVLYDYDAADTSELSLLADELITVYTVPGMDPDWLIGERGNQKGKVPVTYLELLS, from the exons ATGGATTTCAATGTCAAGAAACTAGCGTCGGATGCAGGTGTCTTCTTCACTCGCGCTGTCCAG TATACAGAGGAGAAGCTTGGCCAGGCAGAAAAGACTGAACTTGATGCCCATCTGGAAAACCTGATTGCTCGAGCGGACTGCACCAAAAACTGGACCGAAAAGATCTTCAGACAGACTGAGGTGCTGCTTCAACCCAACCCGA TTGACCAAACTG GTGCTCGAATTGAAGAGTTTTTTTATGAGAAATTGGACAGAAAGATCCCATCCAGGACCACCAATGCAGAGCTGCTGGGTCAGTATATGCAGGACGCCGCAAAGGAATTTGGGGCAGGAACTCCATATG GAAGTACTCTGATAACTGTTGGAGAGTTTCAGAGGAGGTTGGGTGGCGCAGAGCGGGAATTCCTACAGATGTCGGCGATTAACTTCCTCACACCACTGAGGAACTTTCTAGAGGGAGACTGGAAAACCATTTCT AAAGAGAGAAGGCTACTCGAGAATCGCCGCCTCGACCTGGACGTTTGCAAAGCTCGGCTCAAGAAGGCAAAGTTAGCGGAGGCAAAGGCTGCT CTGTGGAGTGAGGAAGTGGATAAA GCAGAACACGAGTTGCGTGTGGCTCAGACAGAGTTCGACCGACAGGCAGAGGTCACACGCCTCCTGCTGGAAGGAATCAGCAGCACTCAC GTGAACCACTTGCGCTGTCTGCATGAGTTTGTGGAGGCCCAGGCTGCTTACTACGCACAGTGTCACAAGCACATGCAGGATCTTCAGAAAGAGTTGAGCAG CGCAAACGGAGATAC GTTTCCTAATGCTTTTGCAGTGAATGCTTCCACGTCAGGAGTGACAGCAGGCCCTTCTCCCCTTTCCACTGACACCCTAACTGGGGCTTCTCCACCTAGTCGCCCCCCAAATCCTTCCAATGCCCTTGAGTCCAGCACGCTGAAGATCGAGGAGGTGAAGCCTCCCGCCACCGGCACTCGCAAGGCCAAAGTGCTGTATGACTATGATGCTGCAGATACAAGTGAACTTTCCCTTCTCGCTGATGAG
- the sh3glb2b gene encoding endophilin-B2b isoform X8: protein MDFNVKKLASDAGVFFTRAVQYTEEKLGQAEKTELDAHLENLIARADCTKNWTEKIFRQTEVLLQPNPSARIEEFFYEKLDRKIPSRTTNAELLGQYMQDAAKEFGAGTPYGSTLITVGEFQRRLGGAEREFLQMSAINFLTPLRNFLEGDWKTISKERRLLENRRLDLDVCKARLKKAKLAEAKAAAEHELRVAQTEFDRQAEVTRLLLEGISSTHVNHLRCLHEFVEAQAAYYAQCHKHMQDLQKELSSANGDTFPNAFAVNASTSGVTAGPSPLSTDTLTGASPPSRPPNPSNALESSTLKIEEVKPPATGTRKAKVLYDYDAADTSELSLLADELITVYTVPGMDPDWLIGERGNQKGKVPVTYLELLS, encoded by the exons ATGGATTTCAATGTCAAGAAACTAGCGTCGGATGCAGGTGTCTTCTTCACTCGCGCTGTCCAG TATACAGAGGAGAAGCTTGGCCAGGCAGAAAAGACTGAACTTGATGCCCATCTGGAAAACCTGATTGCTCGAGCGGACTGCACCAAAAACTGGACCGAAAAGATCTTCAGACAGACTGAGGTGCTGCTTCAACCCAACCCGA GTGCTCGAATTGAAGAGTTTTTTTATGAGAAATTGGACAGAAAGATCCCATCCAGGACCACCAATGCAGAGCTGCTGGGTCAGTATATGCAGGACGCCGCAAAGGAATTTGGGGCAGGAACTCCATATG GAAGTACTCTGATAACTGTTGGAGAGTTTCAGAGGAGGTTGGGTGGCGCAGAGCGGGAATTCCTACAGATGTCGGCGATTAACTTCCTCACACCACTGAGGAACTTTCTAGAGGGAGACTGGAAAACCATTTCT AAAGAGAGAAGGCTACTCGAGAATCGCCGCCTCGACCTGGACGTTTGCAAAGCTCGGCTCAAGAAGGCAAAGTTAGCGGAGGCAAAGGCTGCT GCAGAACACGAGTTGCGTGTGGCTCAGACAGAGTTCGACCGACAGGCAGAGGTCACACGCCTCCTGCTGGAAGGAATCAGCAGCACTCAC GTGAACCACTTGCGCTGTCTGCATGAGTTTGTGGAGGCCCAGGCTGCTTACTACGCACAGTGTCACAAGCACATGCAGGATCTTCAGAAAGAGTTGAGCAG CGCAAACGGAGATAC GTTTCCTAATGCTTTTGCAGTGAATGCTTCCACGTCAGGAGTGACAGCAGGCCCTTCTCCCCTTTCCACTGACACCCTAACTGGGGCTTCTCCACCTAGTCGCCCCCCAAATCCTTCCAATGCCCTTGAGTCCAGCACGCTGAAGATCGAGGAGGTGAAGCCTCCCGCCACCGGCACTCGCAAGGCCAAAGTGCTGTATGACTATGATGCTGCAGATACAAGTGAACTTTCCCTTCTCGCTGATGAG
- the sh3glb2b gene encoding endophilin-B2b isoform X3: MDFNVKKLASDAGVFFTRAVQYTEEKLGQAEKTELDAHLENLIARADCTKNWTEKIFRQTEVLLQPNPIDQTGARIEEFFYEKLDRKIPSRTTNAELLGQYMQDAAKEFGAGTPYGSTLITVGEFQRRLGGAEREFLQMSAINFLTPLRNFLEGDWKTISKERRLLENRRLDLDVCKARLKKAKLAEAKAAAAPDFQETRPRNYVLSASASALWSEEVDKAEHELRVAQTEFDRQAEVTRLLLEGISSTHVNHLRCLHEFVEAQAAYYAQCHKHMQDLQKELSSANGDTFPNAFAVNASTSGVTAGPSPLSTDTLTGASPPSRPPNPSNALESSTLKIEEVKPPATGTRKAKVLYDYDAADTSELSLLADELITVYTVPGMDPDWLIGERGNQKGKVPVTYLELLS, encoded by the exons ATGGATTTCAATGTCAAGAAACTAGCGTCGGATGCAGGTGTCTTCTTCACTCGCGCTGTCCAG TATACAGAGGAGAAGCTTGGCCAGGCAGAAAAGACTGAACTTGATGCCCATCTGGAAAACCTGATTGCTCGAGCGGACTGCACCAAAAACTGGACCGAAAAGATCTTCAGACAGACTGAGGTGCTGCTTCAACCCAACCCGA TTGACCAAACTG GTGCTCGAATTGAAGAGTTTTTTTATGAGAAATTGGACAGAAAGATCCCATCCAGGACCACCAATGCAGAGCTGCTGGGTCAGTATATGCAGGACGCCGCAAAGGAATTTGGGGCAGGAACTCCATATG GAAGTACTCTGATAACTGTTGGAGAGTTTCAGAGGAGGTTGGGTGGCGCAGAGCGGGAATTCCTACAGATGTCGGCGATTAACTTCCTCACACCACTGAGGAACTTTCTAGAGGGAGACTGGAAAACCATTTCT AAAGAGAGAAGGCTACTCGAGAATCGCCGCCTCGACCTGGACGTTTGCAAAGCTCGGCTCAAGAAGGCAAAGTTAGCGGAGGCAAAGGCTGCT GCTGCGCCTGACTTTCAGGAGACTAGGCCACGCAATTATGTTCTGTCGGCCAGTGCATCTGCG CTGTGGAGTGAGGAAGTGGATAAA GCAGAACACGAGTTGCGTGTGGCTCAGACAGAGTTCGACCGACAGGCAGAGGTCACACGCCTCCTGCTGGAAGGAATCAGCAGCACTCAC GTGAACCACTTGCGCTGTCTGCATGAGTTTGTGGAGGCCCAGGCTGCTTACTACGCACAGTGTCACAAGCACATGCAGGATCTTCAGAAAGAGTTGAGCAG CGCAAACGGAGATAC GTTTCCTAATGCTTTTGCAGTGAATGCTTCCACGTCAGGAGTGACAGCAGGCCCTTCTCCCCTTTCCACTGACACCCTAACTGGGGCTTCTCCACCTAGTCGCCCCCCAAATCCTTCCAATGCCCTTGAGTCCAGCACGCTGAAGATCGAGGAGGTGAAGCCTCCCGCCACCGGCACTCGCAAGGCCAAAGTGCTGTATGACTATGATGCTGCAGATACAAGTGAACTTTCCCTTCTCGCTGATGAG
- the sh3glb2b gene encoding endophilin-B2b isoform X1 has translation MDFNVKKLASDAGVFFTRAVQYTEEKLGQAEKTELDAHLENLIARADCTKNWTEKIFRQTEVLLQPNPIDQTGARIEEFFYEKLDRKIPSRTTNAELLGQYMQDAAKEFGAGTPYGSTLITVGEFQRRLGGAEREFLQMSAINFLTPLRNFLEGDWKTISKERRLLENRRLDLDVCKARLKKAKLAEAKAACEGDAAPDFQETRPRNYVLSASASALWSEEVDKAEHELRVAQTEFDRQAEVTRLLLEGISSTHVNHLRCLHEFVEAQAAYYAQCHKHMQDLQKELSSANGDTFPNAFAVNASTSGVTAGPSPLSTDTLTGASPPSRPPNPSNALESSTLKIEEVKPPATGTRKAKVLYDYDAADTSELSLLADELITVYTVPGMDPDWLIGERGNQKGKVPVTYLELLS, from the exons ATGGATTTCAATGTCAAGAAACTAGCGTCGGATGCAGGTGTCTTCTTCACTCGCGCTGTCCAG TATACAGAGGAGAAGCTTGGCCAGGCAGAAAAGACTGAACTTGATGCCCATCTGGAAAACCTGATTGCTCGAGCGGACTGCACCAAAAACTGGACCGAAAAGATCTTCAGACAGACTGAGGTGCTGCTTCAACCCAACCCGA TTGACCAAACTG GTGCTCGAATTGAAGAGTTTTTTTATGAGAAATTGGACAGAAAGATCCCATCCAGGACCACCAATGCAGAGCTGCTGGGTCAGTATATGCAGGACGCCGCAAAGGAATTTGGGGCAGGAACTCCATATG GAAGTACTCTGATAACTGTTGGAGAGTTTCAGAGGAGGTTGGGTGGCGCAGAGCGGGAATTCCTACAGATGTCGGCGATTAACTTCCTCACACCACTGAGGAACTTTCTAGAGGGAGACTGGAAAACCATTTCT AAAGAGAGAAGGCTACTCGAGAATCGCCGCCTCGACCTGGACGTTTGCAAAGCTCGGCTCAAGAAGGCAAAGTTAGCGGAGGCAAAGGCTGCT TGTGAGGGAGAT GCTGCGCCTGACTTTCAGGAGACTAGGCCACGCAATTATGTTCTGTCGGCCAGTGCATCTGCG CTGTGGAGTGAGGAAGTGGATAAA GCAGAACACGAGTTGCGTGTGGCTCAGACAGAGTTCGACCGACAGGCAGAGGTCACACGCCTCCTGCTGGAAGGAATCAGCAGCACTCAC GTGAACCACTTGCGCTGTCTGCATGAGTTTGTGGAGGCCCAGGCTGCTTACTACGCACAGTGTCACAAGCACATGCAGGATCTTCAGAAAGAGTTGAGCAG CGCAAACGGAGATAC GTTTCCTAATGCTTTTGCAGTGAATGCTTCCACGTCAGGAGTGACAGCAGGCCCTTCTCCCCTTTCCACTGACACCCTAACTGGGGCTTCTCCACCTAGTCGCCCCCCAAATCCTTCCAATGCCCTTGAGTCCAGCACGCTGAAGATCGAGGAGGTGAAGCCTCCCGCCACCGGCACTCGCAAGGCCAAAGTGCTGTATGACTATGATGCTGCAGATACAAGTGAACTTTCCCTTCTCGCTGATGAG
- the sh3glb2b gene encoding endophilin-B2b isoform X2, translating to MDFNVKKLASDAGVFFTRAVQYTEEKLGQAEKTELDAHLENLIARADCTKNWTEKIFRQTEVLLQPNPSARIEEFFYEKLDRKIPSRTTNAELLGQYMQDAAKEFGAGTPYGSTLITVGEFQRRLGGAEREFLQMSAINFLTPLRNFLEGDWKTISKERRLLENRRLDLDVCKARLKKAKLAEAKAACEGDAAPDFQETRPRNYVLSASASALWSEEVDKAEHELRVAQTEFDRQAEVTRLLLEGISSTHVNHLRCLHEFVEAQAAYYAQCHKHMQDLQKELSSANGDTFPNAFAVNASTSGVTAGPSPLSTDTLTGASPPSRPPNPSNALESSTLKIEEVKPPATGTRKAKVLYDYDAADTSELSLLADELITVYTVPGMDPDWLIGERGNQKGKVPVTYLELLS from the exons ATGGATTTCAATGTCAAGAAACTAGCGTCGGATGCAGGTGTCTTCTTCACTCGCGCTGTCCAG TATACAGAGGAGAAGCTTGGCCAGGCAGAAAAGACTGAACTTGATGCCCATCTGGAAAACCTGATTGCTCGAGCGGACTGCACCAAAAACTGGACCGAAAAGATCTTCAGACAGACTGAGGTGCTGCTTCAACCCAACCCGA GTGCTCGAATTGAAGAGTTTTTTTATGAGAAATTGGACAGAAAGATCCCATCCAGGACCACCAATGCAGAGCTGCTGGGTCAGTATATGCAGGACGCCGCAAAGGAATTTGGGGCAGGAACTCCATATG GAAGTACTCTGATAACTGTTGGAGAGTTTCAGAGGAGGTTGGGTGGCGCAGAGCGGGAATTCCTACAGATGTCGGCGATTAACTTCCTCACACCACTGAGGAACTTTCTAGAGGGAGACTGGAAAACCATTTCT AAAGAGAGAAGGCTACTCGAGAATCGCCGCCTCGACCTGGACGTTTGCAAAGCTCGGCTCAAGAAGGCAAAGTTAGCGGAGGCAAAGGCTGCT TGTGAGGGAGAT GCTGCGCCTGACTTTCAGGAGACTAGGCCACGCAATTATGTTCTGTCGGCCAGTGCATCTGCG CTGTGGAGTGAGGAAGTGGATAAA GCAGAACACGAGTTGCGTGTGGCTCAGACAGAGTTCGACCGACAGGCAGAGGTCACACGCCTCCTGCTGGAAGGAATCAGCAGCACTCAC GTGAACCACTTGCGCTGTCTGCATGAGTTTGTGGAGGCCCAGGCTGCTTACTACGCACAGTGTCACAAGCACATGCAGGATCTTCAGAAAGAGTTGAGCAG CGCAAACGGAGATAC GTTTCCTAATGCTTTTGCAGTGAATGCTTCCACGTCAGGAGTGACAGCAGGCCCTTCTCCCCTTTCCACTGACACCCTAACTGGGGCTTCTCCACCTAGTCGCCCCCCAAATCCTTCCAATGCCCTTGAGTCCAGCACGCTGAAGATCGAGGAGGTGAAGCCTCCCGCCACCGGCACTCGCAAGGCCAAAGTGCTGTATGACTATGATGCTGCAGATACAAGTGAACTTTCCCTTCTCGCTGATGAG
- the sh3glb2b gene encoding endophilin-B2b isoform X7, translated as MDFNVKKLASDAGVFFTRAVQYTEEKLGQAEKTELDAHLENLIARADCTKNWTEKIFRQTEVLLQPNPIDQTGARIEEFFYEKLDRKIPSRTTNAELLGQYMQDAAKEFGAGTPYGSTLITVGEFQRRLGGAEREFLQMSAINFLTPLRNFLEGDWKTISKERRLLENRRLDLDVCKARLKKAKLAEAKAAAEHELRVAQTEFDRQAEVTRLLLEGISSTHVNHLRCLHEFVEAQAAYYAQCHKHMQDLQKELSSANGDTFPNAFAVNASTSGVTAGPSPLSTDTLTGASPPSRPPNPSNALESSTLKIEEVKPPATGTRKAKVLYDYDAADTSELSLLADELITVYTVPGMDPDWLIGERGNQKGKVPVTYLELLS; from the exons ATGGATTTCAATGTCAAGAAACTAGCGTCGGATGCAGGTGTCTTCTTCACTCGCGCTGTCCAG TATACAGAGGAGAAGCTTGGCCAGGCAGAAAAGACTGAACTTGATGCCCATCTGGAAAACCTGATTGCTCGAGCGGACTGCACCAAAAACTGGACCGAAAAGATCTTCAGACAGACTGAGGTGCTGCTTCAACCCAACCCGA TTGACCAAACTG GTGCTCGAATTGAAGAGTTTTTTTATGAGAAATTGGACAGAAAGATCCCATCCAGGACCACCAATGCAGAGCTGCTGGGTCAGTATATGCAGGACGCCGCAAAGGAATTTGGGGCAGGAACTCCATATG GAAGTACTCTGATAACTGTTGGAGAGTTTCAGAGGAGGTTGGGTGGCGCAGAGCGGGAATTCCTACAGATGTCGGCGATTAACTTCCTCACACCACTGAGGAACTTTCTAGAGGGAGACTGGAAAACCATTTCT AAAGAGAGAAGGCTACTCGAGAATCGCCGCCTCGACCTGGACGTTTGCAAAGCTCGGCTCAAGAAGGCAAAGTTAGCGGAGGCAAAGGCTGCT GCAGAACACGAGTTGCGTGTGGCTCAGACAGAGTTCGACCGACAGGCAGAGGTCACACGCCTCCTGCTGGAAGGAATCAGCAGCACTCAC GTGAACCACTTGCGCTGTCTGCATGAGTTTGTGGAGGCCCAGGCTGCTTACTACGCACAGTGTCACAAGCACATGCAGGATCTTCAGAAAGAGTTGAGCAG CGCAAACGGAGATAC GTTTCCTAATGCTTTTGCAGTGAATGCTTCCACGTCAGGAGTGACAGCAGGCCCTTCTCCCCTTTCCACTGACACCCTAACTGGGGCTTCTCCACCTAGTCGCCCCCCAAATCCTTCCAATGCCCTTGAGTCCAGCACGCTGAAGATCGAGGAGGTGAAGCCTCCCGCCACCGGCACTCGCAAGGCCAAAGTGCTGTATGACTATGATGCTGCAGATACAAGTGAACTTTCCCTTCTCGCTGATGAG